The genomic region ACGGCATCGTTGATCCGGGCCACTCGTCGGCCTGGGTCTAGCCGCCGAAGCTCAACGCCCGCCGTAGGTCTTCGTCGAGGCTGTCGTTGTACTGCGGGTCGGGTTCTGCCCCGGCGGCGCTGAGCACGGTGCTGAAGAAGCATCTGGCACCAACGGCGAGGATGACGCTGAAGATCTCCGTGTCATCGAGACCGTGACCGCGTAGGACCTCGATGTCGGCCTCGCGGACGGAGCTCGCATCGGTCGCGACCTTCCCGGCGAACGTGACGACTGCGACCTCCTGCGCGGAGAGGTCGGCGCTGCCGTGCTCCGTCGCGATGGCGGCGACGGTCGATGCGTCGAAGAACTTGTCGCGCAGGATCTTCCCGTGCGCCAGTCCGCAGTAGGAGGACTTCAGGGCCCGGGCTGCGGCGAGGGTCGCCAACTCGTAGCGGCGCAGCTCCATCTCGGCCTTCACCGCACCGTTGAGCTGCTGCCAGGCCAGGTACACGGCCGGGCTGTGGGCGAACAACCTTGTGTAGTTGGGCAGGTAGCCCATCGCACTCGTGTCCGCATCGAAGATCCGCTCGGTTTCCGGCGACTGCTCCGCCTGCTGCAGGTGGCTCATCCTGCCCCTCCCTACGCTCGACCGCGAACGGTACGCCGCTGCGACCCCGAACACTGTCGGGAAAGTGGCAAGCGGTGCTCGACCAACGTGATCGCCAGGCACCGTCCAGCTGAGCAAAGACAAGGATGACCACAGCCCCGGCCTCCTGCGATGGTCGATGGGCACGTCCGGCCAGGCCGTCGGTCGTGCGGTTGGAGGGATCGATGGAGCACCCACTCCGTCTGCTTGACGCCGCCGAGAAGCTCCGAACCGACATGGTCGACCGGCTGGACGCGCTCGTCTCGTGCGAGTCTGCGCCAGGCTCGTTGCCCCACCTGGAAACCTGCGCCGACCTGCTTGCCCGCTGGGGCGAGGAGGTGCTCGGCCGGCCCGCCCGCCGGGTCGTTGTCGATGGGCTGCCGCACCTGCTGTGGCCGGCCGTCGACCAGCGTGTGCTGCTCCTGGGGCATTTCGACACGGTTTTCCCGGTCGGCACGATCCGGTCGAGGCCGTTCACCGTACGCGGGGACGTCGCGACGGGACCCGGCGTGTGTGACATGAAGGCCGGGATCGTGCAGATGTTTACCGCGCTGCGCCTGCTTGAGGACACCTCGGCTGTCGGTGTGCTG from Micromonospora profundi harbors:
- a CDS encoding peroxidase, with the protein product MSHLQQAEQSPETERIFDADTSAMGYLPNYTRLFAHSPAVYLAWQQLNGAVKAEMELRRYELATLAAARALKSSYCGLAHGKILRDKFFDASTVAAIATEHGSADLSAQEVAVVTFAGKVATDASSVREADIEVLRGHGLDDTEIFSVILAVGARCFFSTVLSAAGAEPDPQYNDSLDEDLRRALSFGG